The following proteins are encoded in a genomic region of Cryptomeria japonica chromosome 11, Sugi_1.0, whole genome shotgun sequence:
- the LOC131035072 gene encoding ubiquitin-conjugating enzyme E2 8, with protein MASRRIQKELTELKKDTSSSFTAGPVAEDIFHWQATIMGPAETPYSGGAFLLLLHFPKDYPFKPPKLTFQTKVYHPNINLNGSVCLDILKEQWSPALTVSKVLLSVCCLLADPNPDDSLVPEIAHLYKSDRARYEDTARAWTHKYASNF; from the exons ATGGCGAGCAGGCGTATACAGAAGGAACTAACGGAGTTGAAGAAGGATACATCAAGTTCATTCACTGCTGGACCAGTTGCAGAAGACATATTCCATTGGCAGGCCACCATAATGGGTCCTGCTGAAACTCCTTACTCAGGGGGCGCCTTTTTACTTCTCCTTCATTTCCCCAAGGACTACCCCTTCAAGCCTCCTAAGCTCACCTTCCAGACCAAG GTTTATCATCCAAATATAAATTTGAATGGAAGTGTGTGTCTGGATATACTGAAAGAGCAGTGGAGTCCGGCACTGACTGTTTCCAAGGTGCTGTTATCTGTGTGTTGCCTGCTGGCTGATCCCAATCCAGATGATTCTCTGGTGCCTGAGATTGCTCATCTTTACAAGAGTGACAGAGCTCGTTATGAGGATACTGCCCGAGCATGGACACACAAATATGCGTCCAATTTTTGA